A genomic stretch from Candidatus Nitrotoga arctica includes:
- a CDS encoding carbohydrate binding family 9 domain-containing protein — translation MKSCLFISLVLRVWIVRTMATGLLFGSPLVLAVTTNPTAPTAIRTTSIPVIDGVLDDLVWKQAPPISDFVQIQPTHGAAPTRRTEIQMVHDGRILFVAIRAYDTAPKEIVARQMLRDADGIKYDDHVALVFDPEGRGRNGFVFRVNANGARLDSLVYDGVEERSDWDAIWNAEAHIDDAGWSAELFIPLSAVGAANSDAPWKFNAERWIARASEKVRLYGISADKHLTSLGDAKDLNGIKPDSTGLGVRIKPSIRLNANSFGATNIKNQFDLEPGLEVFYQGRRNLSASFAYNLNFGEAEADDRIVNLTRFPLFRPERREFFLRDSGRFSFGGLSETAIPFFSRRIGINSQGMVSNLDFGAKVAGTVAGLDFGILGTRVEKGEAERAAQVGGMRVTGALAEKTRMGMIATQGNPEGTSGSYLVGSDFQYRNTNLPGDRTLDAFAWAQKSGNPGLGTGRAFGGSINYPNIGLSGNANWQYIDAGFLPALGFITESGVNRTGGEIGWWTRTKKGGDIIPALDWQTRNKLDGTESSVLLNPEIYIANAAEDFIFPEFFIQTDRLAAPFHVLPGVVIPAGNYRWNYFSLEAGSSPSRPLSITAYARIGGYYDGRRNDQSISTIWNVNKHWGLRSGLERSDIDLPTGSFVVHTAKIRLDHAASNRLSESLTFQWDNVSEQLGAIARVHWIIVPGREVFLAANYLAATSDAADEPVQMQSQTSVTLKLVWNWER, via the coding sequence GTGAAGTCGTGTTTATTTATATCGCTGGTTCTGCGCGTCTGGATTGTTCGTACCATGGCCACCGGATTACTATTCGGTTCTCCTCTAGTGTTAGCTGTCACCACTAACCCTACAGCTCCCACTGCGATTCGTACTACATCTATCCCTGTAATCGATGGTGTACTAGATGATCTGGTCTGGAAGCAAGCTCCCCCCATAAGCGACTTCGTGCAGATTCAACCCACTCACGGTGCGGCTCCCACACGCCGTACTGAAATCCAGATGGTTCATGATGGTCGCATACTGTTCGTTGCTATTCGTGCTTATGATACTGCCCCAAAAGAGATCGTCGCACGTCAGATGCTTCGTGATGCCGATGGCATTAAATACGACGATCACGTTGCCCTTGTTTTTGATCCGGAAGGTCGCGGGCGCAACGGTTTCGTTTTTCGTGTCAATGCTAATGGAGCACGGCTTGATAGCCTGGTTTATGACGGTGTGGAAGAACGCAGTGACTGGGATGCTATCTGGAATGCTGAAGCCCATATCGACGATGCCGGATGGAGCGCAGAACTGTTCATTCCATTATCGGCAGTAGGCGCTGCCAATAGCGATGCCCCCTGGAAGTTTAATGCTGAGCGCTGGATCGCTCGTGCTAGTGAAAAAGTACGCTTATATGGAATTTCAGCAGATAAACACCTCACCTCTCTGGGCGACGCCAAAGATCTGAATGGTATTAAGCCCGATTCGACTGGTCTCGGAGTGCGCATAAAACCATCAATACGGCTAAATGCTAACAGTTTTGGAGCGACTAATATTAAGAATCAATTTGATTTGGAACCCGGGTTGGAGGTATTTTATCAAGGGCGCCGTAACCTCTCTGCATCATTCGCTTATAACCTGAATTTTGGTGAGGCGGAGGCGGATGATCGCATTGTCAACCTTACTCGCTTTCCCCTCTTTCGACCAGAAAGACGTGAGTTTTTCTTAAGAGACTCAGGCCGTTTTAGCTTTGGCGGTTTATCAGAAACAGCAATACCCTTCTTTTCTCGTCGAATTGGTATTAACTCACAAGGCATGGTTTCGAATCTGGATTTCGGCGCAAAAGTTGCCGGTACTGTGGCAGGCCTGGACTTCGGAATTCTCGGCACGCGCGTAGAAAAAGGCGAAGCAGAACGAGCGGCCCAAGTAGGGGGCATGCGGGTGACAGGTGCGTTAGCTGAAAAAACTCGAATGGGTATGATCGCCACGCAAGGCAATCCTGAAGGCACAAGCGGCAGCTACCTTGTAGGCTCGGATTTTCAATACCGCAATACAAATCTTCCTGGTGACCGCACCCTGGATGCCTTTGCCTGGGCGCAAAAATCCGGTAATCCCGGGTTGGGCACTGGTCGAGCATTTGGTGGCAGTATCAATTATCCGAATATCGGATTATCCGGCAATGCAAACTGGCAATACATTGACGCAGGCTTTCTGCCCGCGTTAGGCTTTATAACCGAATCTGGTGTAAATCGTACTGGAGGCGAAATCGGCTGGTGGACACGCACAAAAAAAGGGGGGGATATTATCCCGGCGCTAGATTGGCAAACTCGCAATAAACTCGATGGAACAGAAAGCTCAGTGCTACTCAATCCAGAGATCTATATTGCAAATGCGGCCGAAGATTTCATCTTTCCTGAGTTTTTCATACAGACTGATCGGCTAGCCGCACCATTTCACGTACTGCCAGGCGTTGTTATCCCGGCTGGAAACTATCGCTGGAACTACTTCTCACTTGAGGCTGGTTCATCGCCGTCTCGACCTCTTTCAATTACAGCCTACGCTCGGATTGGGGGTTACTATGACGGCCGACGTAATGATCAATCTATTAGCACAATTTGGAACGTCAATAAACACTGGGGACTACGTAGTGGTTTGGAGCGTAGTGACATCGACTTACCAACAGGAAGCTTCGTTGTACACACTGCAAAGATACGACTAGATCATGCCGCATCGAATCGGCTTTCGGAAAGCTTAACATTTCAATGGGATAATGTATCCGAACAACTTGGAGCCATCGCTCGCGTGCATTGGATAATTGTGCCCGGACGCGAGGTCTTTCTTGCGGCCAATTACTTAGCAGCAACGAGTGACGCTGCTGATGAGCCCGTACAAATGCAATCGCAGACATCAGTAACGCTTAAATTAGTATGGAATTGGGAACGATAA
- a CDS encoding PepSY-associated TM helix domain-containing protein, which translates to MRSVFVHLHRWLGLTIAGFLFISDITGAIISWDHELDELLNPHLTEVQSRGQAIPALEIARRIEAANPHAWVTFIPLLTQSGESATFGISPRVNPDTEQLFELGYNQVFVDPITGKELGKREWGAVSLSRENLISFLYKLHYSLHIPETWGIDRWGIWLLGIIAMIWVLDCFFGFYLTLPLQRHQRLSETNAPLNRAIPHTNLKPKLSTQRTEPTWWERWLPAWQVCWKNGI; encoded by the coding sequence ATGCGCTCAGTTTTCGTTCATCTACATCGCTGGCTCGGCCTGACTATTGCTGGTTTTTTATTCATTTCCGACATTACTGGCGCAATCATCTCCTGGGACCATGAGCTTGACGAATTACTTAATCCACACCTCACCGAGGTGCAAAGTCGGGGACAGGCTATCCCTGCACTGGAAATAGCCAGACGCATTGAGGCCGCCAATCCTCATGCGTGGGTTACTTTCATTCCTTTATTAACACAAAGTGGCGAATCAGCAACCTTTGGTATTTCGCCCCGCGTCAATCCCGATACAGAACAACTATTTGAACTGGGATACAACCAAGTATTCGTCGATCCAATCACAGGAAAGGAGTTGGGCAAACGTGAATGGGGGGCCGTGTCATTATCTCGCGAGAATCTGATATCTTTTCTTTACAAGTTACATTACAGCCTGCATATCCCAGAAACTTGGGGTATAGACAGGTGGGGTATCTGGCTTTTGGGAATCATTGCCATGATTTGGGTGCTCGATTGTTTCTTTGGATTTTACCTAACATTGCCATTGCAGCGGCATCAGCGCTTATCCGAAACGAATGCTCCACTGAATAGAGCCATTCCCCACACTAATTTAAAACCAAAGTTATCGACGCAGAGAACAGAACCCACCTGGTGGGAAAGATGGCTACCTGCATGGCAAGTGTGCTGGAAAAACGGAATATAA
- a CDS encoding PepSY-associated TM helix domain-containing protein: protein MHRATSLWTWALLFIMAFTAFSLNLNREVFFPVMSLVSNVTPSPFDLRVPRDKHHPIIPKVNYESIIDKAHVESARRGWKEPAGSIFYAEDYGIYGVAFFYPGDDHGAAGVGPTNLYFNAEDGRYLGDRKPWESSVADIFMQMQFPLHSGRILGLPGRILISLWD, encoded by the coding sequence TTGCATCGTGCAACAAGTTTATGGACTTGGGCGTTGCTATTTATCATGGCCTTTACCGCGTTTTCATTAAACCTGAACCGTGAAGTGTTTTTCCCCGTCATGTCACTCGTATCGAATGTAACCCCCAGCCCCTTCGATCTACGGGTACCGAGAGATAAGCATCACCCGATTATTCCCAAGGTTAATTACGAATCAATAATTGACAAAGCTCACGTAGAGTCCGCGCGTAGAGGCTGGAAAGAACCGGCCGGAAGCATCTTCTACGCGGAAGATTATGGCATCTATGGGGTAGCTTTTTTCTATCCGGGTGATGACCACGGGGCAGCAGGGGTTGGTCCGACAAATCTTTACTTTAATGCTGAAGATGGACGTTATTTAGGTGATAGAAAACCTTGGGAAAGTTCAGTGGCGGATATCTTTATGCAGATGCAATTTCCACTGCATTCTGGTCGAATTCTTGGTCTACCAGGACGCATCCTTATCTCATTATGGGATTAG
- a CDS encoding methyl-accepting chemotaxis protein, protein MKSRLKITFLTRMKLWQKFLLLGAVALPAAGVPAYLFLTQTTAAIQTAKLEASGIDPAAKLLKVIQNTQQHRGLAAAFIGGNASIAADRAAKETEVARAISTFDPYMKDTNNAKQAEAWDKVKTDWTRIATETASQRADARKSFADHSALVATELTLLDLLMDHYKLSFESDAATHFLIQATLADLPQVAETLGQVRAFGAARLAEAEHLVIAQQSGTELDKETLTLTDRATMATLISALTARTNQATNQLGKAQIEEARIKNKIAGKDQVAEEQIKHLAGLAAAEISNAQRLQFSSAEYVKQFTASINDQFKLIDIAMVALNDELQLKVANLLKRSLTLSGVVLAFIIFAAFLALLITRNVTDTVRLLQLSVEKVRGGDNTALGSIEAKDEVGDLGRTVNQLLEERMAAQRKAEAETEALNDSVISLLQTMQKLSEKNLTVKAPVTQDIVGTVSDAVNQHTEETSKVLYRVMQIAGQVENSSVKLKGQADQVQATAAVERKGVEEMIRELATSTEAMNNVAQLTAKSHIASGDATRSTFSALNAVTGTMKGMNSIREMIAETEKRIKRLGERSQEISGIVNLINTIAERTHVLALNASVQAAVAGDAGRGFAVVAEEVQRLAESSRNATAQIGTLVNNIQIETNDTINTVNKTISQVVQGTEFAEKAGVQMAETQKATDNLVELVLQIAVSLEVQIKSAEILQNRVEDIGRSAEKTGEQITTQTAETNLLSRSAEQLVRTVGVFKLPSAQTLGLSIMPERTSAMPKLQAVV, encoded by the coding sequence ATGAAAAGCAGGCTGAAAATTACCTTCCTTACCCGGATGAAGCTGTGGCAGAAGTTCTTGCTCCTGGGCGCCGTCGCGCTACCCGCTGCCGGAGTGCCTGCCTATCTGTTCTTGACGCAGACCACCGCCGCCATTCAGACCGCCAAGCTCGAGGCTAGCGGAATTGACCCCGCAGCAAAGCTACTTAAGGTAATCCAGAATACCCAACAGCATCGCGGCTTGGCCGCCGCCTTCATCGGCGGAAATGCCTCCATAGCTGCAGATCGCGCCGCTAAGGAAACGGAGGTTGCCCGGGCGATCAGCACCTTCGACCCCTACATGAAAGATACCAACAATGCCAAACAGGCCGAGGCATGGGACAAAGTAAAAACCGATTGGACACGAATCGCGACCGAGACCGCGAGTCAACGCGCAGACGCGCGTAAATCATTTGCTGACCACTCTGCACTAGTCGCTACCGAACTGACCCTGCTTGATCTTTTGATGGATCATTACAAGCTCTCATTCGAATCAGATGCTGCGACGCACTTCCTGATCCAGGCCACACTGGCAGATCTACCGCAAGTCGCTGAGACATTAGGGCAGGTGCGGGCGTTTGGAGCCGCCCGGCTCGCGGAAGCCGAGCACTTAGTCATCGCTCAGCAATCCGGTACCGAACTAGACAAAGAAACACTTACCTTGACCGACCGCGCGACGATGGCAACTTTAATCTCGGCCTTGACCGCCAGAACCAATCAAGCGACTAATCAGTTAGGTAAAGCACAGATCGAGGAAGCGCGAATTAAGAACAAGATTGCAGGCAAAGATCAAGTCGCTGAAGAACAAATCAAGCACCTTGCCGGTCTGGCCGCCGCAGAAATCAGCAATGCGCAGCGGCTTCAGTTCAGTTCTGCAGAGTATGTCAAGCAATTCACTGCCAGTATCAACGATCAATTCAAATTAATTGATATCGCGATGGTGGCGCTGAACGACGAGTTGCAGCTCAAGGTTGCAAACCTGCTCAAACGTTCATTAACACTGTCGGGCGTGGTACTTGCCTTTATTATATTCGCAGCGTTTCTCGCCTTGCTGATTACACGAAATGTCACCGACACAGTACGTTTATTACAGCTATCAGTCGAAAAAGTGCGTGGCGGAGATAACACAGCGCTAGGCTCGATCGAGGCGAAGGATGAAGTCGGCGATTTGGGACGGACGGTTAATCAGCTGCTCGAAGAACGTATGGCTGCGCAACGCAAGGCTGAGGCGGAAACCGAGGCACTCAATGACTCGGTGATCTCGCTCCTGCAAACAATGCAGAAGCTCTCGGAAAAAAATCTCACGGTCAAGGCGCCTGTCACGCAAGACATCGTAGGTACGGTGTCTGATGCCGTAAATCAGCACACGGAAGAGACGAGCAAAGTGCTTTATCGGGTGATGCAAATCGCCGGCCAGGTGGAAAATTCCTCGGTCAAATTGAAAGGGCAGGCAGATCAAGTGCAAGCGACAGCTGCAGTGGAACGAAAAGGCGTCGAAGAAATGATCCGCGAGCTCGCCACTTCAACTGAAGCCATGAACAATGTGGCACAGCTCACCGCAAAATCCCACATTGCATCCGGCGATGCGACCCGTTCAACTTTCTCTGCGCTTAATGCCGTAACTGGAACAATGAAGGGCATGAACTCAATCCGTGAAATGATTGCCGAAACCGAGAAACGAATTAAGCGTCTTGGCGAACGTTCGCAGGAAATCAGCGGTATCGTGAATTTGATCAATACAATCGCGGAGCGCACACATGTACTTGCGTTGAACGCGAGCGTACAGGCCGCAGTCGCAGGCGATGCAGGCCGCGGTTTCGCAGTGGTGGCCGAAGAAGTACAACGCCTTGCCGAATCCTCTCGTAACGCTACCGCGCAAATTGGCACGTTGGTAAATAACATTCAAATCGAGACGAACGACACTATCAATACAGTGAACAAAACGATCTCTCAAGTAGTACAAGGAACCGAGTTCGCTGAAAAAGCCGGCGTTCAAATGGCAGAAACACAGAAGGCAACCGATAATTTGGTTGAGTTAGTGCTGCAAATTGCCGTCAGCTTGGAGGTGCAAATCAAGAGCGCAGAAATTCTGCAAAACAGAGTTGAAGATATTGGCCGTAGTGCGGAGAAGACCGGAGAACAGATCACAACCCAGACGGCCGAAACCAACCTGCTCTCCAGATCCGCCGAGCAATTGGTGAGAACGGTGGGCGTATTCAAGTTACCGAGCGCACAAACGCTTGGTTTGTCGATCATGCCAGAGCGTACGAGCGCCATGCCCAAGCTCCAAGCGGTTGTTTAA
- a CDS encoding chemotaxis protein CheW has protein sequence MTAQHNAVLFEFTSGRHAAIGLHEVAELVMSPRLVNVPLAPDYCHSLCIWQDRAIPFVELASLIGQRSLEKVSLALVVTYFARSNGEQRWGALGLSTYFRMMSVGDDAACLLPQDSSAWPSIAHSCFQLVDENVPILNLDALFEQRLQLIP, from the coding sequence ATGACTGCACAACATAACGCCGTTTTGTTCGAATTCACAAGCGGCCGCCACGCAGCAATCGGTCTGCACGAAGTCGCCGAACTCGTCATGTCGCCAAGGCTTGTAAATGTACCGCTGGCCCCAGACTACTGCCATTCGCTTTGTATTTGGCAAGACCGCGCCATTCCATTCGTGGAACTGGCATCACTCATCGGCCAACGCTCTCTGGAAAAAGTTAGTCTTGCGCTGGTCGTCACCTATTTTGCCCGATCAAACGGCGAGCAGCGATGGGGCGCTCTAGGGCTATCTACCTATTTTCGCATGATGAGCGTCGGAGACGATGCAGCGTGTCTGCTACCACAAGATTCGTCTGCATGGCCATCTATCGCCCATTCCTGTTTCCAGTTGGTAGACGAAAACGTTCCCATTCTGAATCTGGACGCCCTGTTTGAGCAACGCCTGCAGTTGATCCCTTAA
- a CDS encoding TonB-dependent siderophore receptor, whose product MFDTQLQAKLQTGMAEHAVLFGIDSNRSDLTLNAFASAVTPPLNVFSPVYNQTIPNPEILTADGKQRIQQLGFYLQDQVKFNQRWILTLGGRQDRVKTIHNDVPQGIAETSKQNAFSGRAGLTYLMSNGLAPYISYAESFVPQVSSTFDGRLLDPSRGRQYEIGIKYQPENSNNLYTAAVFDLTKTNVATPDLNPAHLVLNPFASIQTGAIRSRGLELEARTELTRNLNAIGAFTYNDVEVTKSNDVDLGKVPPRVPKTTASLWLDYKLSGPVWRGFGFGSGVRYTDSRFNDSTNTSSLPSFTLFDAEVRYESGHWRYALNAANLFNKQYTSTRNTFTHFLGTHRL is encoded by the coding sequence TTGTTTGACACCCAGTTACAGGCTAAGTTACAGACCGGAATGGCGGAGCACGCCGTGCTGTTCGGGATCGACTCCAACCGCTCCGATCTGACTCTCAACGCATTCGCAAGTGCGGTGACCCCTCCACTTAATGTATTTTCCCCTGTATACAATCAGACCATACCCAACCCTGAAATACTGACTGCTGATGGAAAGCAGAGAATCCAGCAGCTTGGTTTCTACCTTCAGGACCAAGTTAAATTTAATCAGCGCTGGATTCTTACTTTGGGTGGGCGTCAGGACAGAGTAAAAACCATTCATAACGATGTCCCTCAGGGCATCGCAGAAACATCGAAACAAAATGCGTTTAGCGGCCGTGCGGGGTTAACCTACCTCATGTCCAATGGCTTGGCACCTTACATAAGCTACGCAGAATCTTTCGTGCCACAGGTCTCTTCCACATTTGACGGTAGACTTCTTGATCCAAGTCGCGGCAGACAATATGAGATTGGGATTAAATATCAACCGGAAAACAGTAACAATCTATATACAGCGGCAGTATTTGACCTGACCAAAACGAATGTTGCAACACCAGATCTGAATCCTGCGCACCTTGTACTTAATCCTTTTGCTAGCATTCAGACTGGTGCAATTCGATCGCGCGGACTGGAACTGGAAGCGAGGACCGAACTTACCCGTAACCTGAATGCTATTGGGGCCTTCACTTACAACGATGTTGAGGTAACTAAGAGCAACGATGTTGATTTAGGTAAAGTTCCACCGCGGGTACCTAAAACAACGGCCTCACTCTGGCTTGACTATAAGCTATCTGGACCAGTTTGGCGGGGATTTGGTTTCGGTAGCGGCGTTCGATATACCGATAGCCGCTTTAACGACTCTACCAATACCTCGTCCTTACCCTCGTTTACTTTGTTTGATGCGGAAGTTCGCTACGAATCAGGCCATTGGCGCTATGCCCTGAATGCCGCGAACCTGTTCAACAAGCAATACACCTCTACAAGAAATACCTTTACCCATTTCCTGGGCACACACAGACTGTGA
- a CDS encoding hybrid sensor histidine kinase/response regulator, with the protein MSDFIEALRTEIEEVRADLAGWIATICSVAPEDLAFGDALDLYVSQIERTASTCGMLGLRGLESCCAQVQECLVVIVGIKAEERSAAQAFFDIWPDLVLAYLADITNFESAEHLAEHFSQPSCPAPVDAEHNLELIIELTAEPVLAAYLRAEAEAEELERPRVATDEDISLALPSDVDRGVYEALLQEAPTQAAELSAYIRNIVDGEATDEDMAAAKRIAHSLKGSANIVGIRGIATLGHHTEDILEWFEQNRTRPPLALTNALLDAAACLEQMIGSLLGIEDAPTQTQAKEILQSVLDWASRIHSGNIEDEIDAAPLALAGLEASCLVSTEITALDATFAIETEITDLDTTPLIQAENVDLNTTLPVLIETAHRNEMPRVLTETVKEEEASLPSNVTNQVPVAPTIRVPVTTMDELFRLTGELSVKIGQLTEQVKQTQQRTNGLLRQSLKVQQRIFDLENLVDIRGLANLRDTRTSHGDQIFDALEMEQYTELQSNTRALTEEAADTREFSRRIEEDVAQMGAVLQQTQRVQRELQYMAMTTRMSPVGSLAPRLHRNIRQTSQQTGKKAKLIIEGEDILIDGDMLNNLVDPLLHILRNAIDHGIETPDERTRAEKPEVSTIHLVFSRRGQTVTVRCRDDGHGLDYSAIRHKAIERGLMQAGQDVSEEELSRFILLPGFSTRERTNEISGRGVGLDVVRDRLLVMKGMVEVRSEFGKGCEFLLRFQASLVAQHALLIESSDQIFAVPSYALDQALPPAAGEFVSIGSEINLRYQKRTYPVKALSALIGYDSGVMTSEIMNSKSVLLVHVDLDIHAVLVDRIVDGRDLILKDPGRYVKKINGVGGIAILGDGTVAPLLDLAELLRLPMPQLIETAPSITSDDPVTSARRGILVVDDSLSVRKSLVQLVSDAGYNVKAAKDGLEAITLLKNFTPGVILTDLEMPNMNGLEFTSHLRARPDTRELPVIMITSRSMDKHRKQAELAGVSVYMTKPYTDTDLLGHIHSAIGGVQ; encoded by the coding sequence ATGAGTGATTTCATCGAAGCGCTACGAACCGAAATCGAAGAGGTGCGCGCCGACCTTGCCGGTTGGATCGCAACGATCTGTTCGGTTGCCCCAGAGGATCTCGCATTCGGCGACGCACTCGATCTATATGTAAGTCAGATTGAACGCACGGCATCAACTTGCGGAATGCTCGGACTGCGCGGCTTGGAGTCCTGTTGCGCTCAGGTACAGGAGTGCCTGGTGGTCATTGTAGGGATTAAAGCGGAAGAACGCAGCGCGGCACAAGCCTTCTTCGATATCTGGCCGGATCTTGTGCTCGCTTACCTTGCTGACATTACCAACTTCGAATCCGCTGAGCACTTGGCAGAACACTTTTCCCAGCCCTCCTGTCCGGCACCCGTGGATGCCGAGCACAACCTTGAACTCATTATCGAACTCACCGCCGAACCCGTGTTAGCGGCGTATTTACGTGCCGAAGCAGAGGCCGAAGAACTTGAACGTCCGCGCGTGGCGACTGATGAAGATATCTCTCTTGCCCTACCGTCCGACGTGGATCGAGGCGTGTACGAGGCGCTGCTGCAAGAAGCACCAACGCAGGCCGCCGAACTTTCCGCCTACATCCGCAATATTGTGGACGGCGAAGCCACGGACGAGGATATGGCCGCAGCGAAGCGCATTGCGCATTCGTTGAAGGGTTCGGCAAACATCGTCGGCATCCGGGGCATTGCGACGCTCGGACACCACACAGAAGACATCCTCGAATGGTTCGAGCAGAACCGGACACGCCCACCGTTGGCGCTTACCAATGCACTGCTCGACGCGGCAGCGTGCCTGGAACAAATGATAGGCTCACTGCTCGGTATCGAGGATGCCCCTACACAGACTCAGGCGAAGGAAATACTGCAATCTGTTCTAGATTGGGCGAGCCGGATTCACTCAGGAAATATTGAGGATGAAATTGATGCCGCCCCGCTTGCGCTTGCCGGACTCGAAGCATCATGCCTAGTATCCACTGAAATCACGGCCCTTGATGCAACGTTTGCGATTGAAACAGAAATCACCGATCTCGACACGACACCCCTGATCCAGGCTGAAAATGTAGATCTCAATACGACGCTTCCGGTTTTGATTGAAACTGCCCATCGCAACGAAATGCCCCGGGTACTCACTGAAACCGTCAAGGAAGAAGAAGCTTCTTTGCCCAGTAATGTGACTAACCAGGTACCTGTCGCTCCAACAATACGTGTCCCGGTTACAACGATGGACGAACTTTTTCGTCTCACTGGTGAGCTATCTGTAAAAATTGGGCAACTTACCGAGCAAGTGAAGCAGACTCAACAACGCACTAACGGTTTATTACGTCAAAGTCTCAAAGTACAGCAACGTATTTTTGATCTTGAGAACCTGGTTGACATCCGCGGCCTCGCGAACCTGCGCGACACACGAACATCTCACGGTGATCAAATATTTGATGCACTGGAAATGGAACAGTACACCGAGCTTCAAAGCAACACTCGCGCGCTGACAGAAGAAGCGGCTGACACACGGGAGTTCAGTCGGCGCATTGAGGAAGACGTGGCACAGATGGGCGCCGTACTTCAGCAAACGCAGCGAGTACAGCGCGAACTTCAGTACATGGCCATGACCACTCGTATGAGCCCAGTAGGAAGCCTCGCTCCTCGCCTGCACCGCAACATTCGCCAGACTTCGCAGCAAACAGGAAAAAAAGCAAAGCTGATAATCGAAGGGGAAGATATCCTGATTGACGGGGATATGCTGAACAACCTCGTCGATCCGCTGCTGCATATACTGCGAAACGCCATCGATCACGGCATTGAGACACCCGATGAACGTACGCGTGCCGAAAAGCCAGAAGTGTCCACCATCCATCTTGTTTTCTCGCGGCGCGGCCAGACGGTCACTGTGCGTTGCCGGGACGACGGGCACGGGCTCGACTACAGCGCAATCCGACACAAGGCGATCGAGCGCGGCCTGATGCAGGCCGGTCAGGATGTCTCCGAAGAAGAATTGTCACGCTTCATTCTACTTCCTGGCTTTTCAACACGAGAACGCACAAATGAAATATCGGGACGGGGTGTAGGGCTCGATGTAGTACGCGACCGGCTTCTTGTTATGAAGGGAATGGTCGAAGTACGATCCGAGTTCGGGAAAGGCTGCGAGTTCCTACTTCGCTTCCAGGCGTCGCTCGTCGCTCAGCACGCATTACTAATAGAATCTTCCGACCAAATTTTTGCGGTGCCAAGCTACGCGCTGGACCAAGCGTTACCGCCTGCCGCAGGGGAATTCGTATCAATCGGCAGCGAAATAAACCTTCGCTATCAAAAACGCACTTATCCGGTAAAGGCCCTGAGTGCACTGATCGGTTATGACAGCGGCGTAATGACATCAGAAATCATGAATTCGAAGTCCGTATTGCTTGTGCACGTCGACCTTGATATTCATGCGGTACTGGTTGACCGCATCGTTGACGGTCGTGACCTGATCCTCAAAGATCCAGGCCGGTATGTAAAGAAAATTAATGGCGTGGGCGGTATCGCGATCCTGGGTGATGGCACAGTCGCGCCGCTGCTCGATTTAGCCGAATTGCTGCGTCTTCCCATGCCACAACTGATAGAAACCGCACCCTCCATCACTTCAGATGACCCGGTAACGTCGGCGCGACGTGGCATTCTCGTTGTGGATGATTCCCTTAGCGTGCGCAAATCGCTAGTGCAACTCGTAAGCGACGCAGGATATAACGTGAAAGCAGCGAAAGATGGATTAGAAGCAATCACGCTCCTGAAGAATTTTACACCCGGAGTGATACTCACTGATCTTGAAATGCCTAACATGAACGGGCTCGAATTCACCTCGCACTTGCGCGCACGCCCCGACACCCGCGAGTTGCCGGTGATCATGATCACCTCGCGCTCCATGGATAAACATCGTAAACAGGCCGAGCTCGCAGGCGTTAGCGTATACATGACCAAACCCTACACCGACACCGACCTTCTCGGGCACATCCACAGTGCGATCGGCGGAGTGCAATGA